Genomic segment of Bemisia tabaci chromosome 9, PGI_BMITA_v3:
CACAGAATATATAGGCTACACCAACAGAAGGTTCACTCCCGTTTACTCCAATGTATTGCGTTTTGTACTTTCCAGCGTCTCTTCATCGTTGCCAAGTGAAGTGAATGCGTTCAAGTAGAAAGTAGGGGTAGGAAGGAGTGCGTTTCGCCAAACAAAGCGTCAACGTTGAAGGTCGTCCGAGCTCCGGACAAAAGGCAAAATATAAACAATGCCTTCTAGGTGTGTTCTTCTTCTTTGACCGAGATACGCTGGGAGTGAACCTTCTGCTGGTGTTAGCCTACATATTCTGTGTTTTAGCTAGCCACCACCATTCGTTTTCCTTTAATTATTTCTCTTTGGAATAGCtcacttttaattttaagtgcACCTACTGCTAATCTTTCGGGgactaaaaagtaaaaacaccCAAGTGAGAGTTTTCAGTTTCTGTTAATACTTTCTtagcttaaaaaattaaagcaataaaaacaTGATCATGATTTATTGAATGCAACTCAAATGAAAGAAGCCCTGCTAGCAAGTAATCCTCTCGCAGATCTTGCGGTGAGAGTTcgtttatttcatattttcaagtttAGTTATTTGTGCATTAACATTTATTCAATTTCTGACCAAAATATACCTGTATGTCATAATGATACCCACAGAAAACCTGCCCTCAATTTTTTGTTCCAACTTTCTCTccagaaaatttagatttaaGTTTATTAATGAAGCTCAGAGCTGAAACTTGTTAAAACAAGGATCATCAGCATTCTAGAcagatattttatgaaaaatctttTTGCAAATAGTTAACGCCTCTCTGAACCAAAGTATTTTAAGTGCAATAATGTAAGTCATACCAGTGTAATACTACCCATTTCATTAAATACATCCCCACAAAGTTTATATTCTGACCGAAAAAGAGGAAGTCTGCCATATTACTGTGAAACCTCTGTCCTTTCAGTCGCAGCCAACCTTCCCTGAAGATTTATCGATGGtctaagtgcaaaaccacgtatctctgctTGCGATGTCACAGATTTTGCTTCATATCTCATTTTCTCCTCagaaaactagtcaatgtaatttcttgaacacTTTCCTTGAACCTTCTTTCCTCTCTCTCAGCAGAATgcattgtgtaaattttaagctACACAGTCGGCTTGTCTgtcttcaaaaaacaaaaaacaaaataggagtaaaaattttgagactCGACAGtaaagatacatggttttgtaCTTTGACCATTGTTATGTACCGTAATTTCCTTCCAGCTTTTAATTTCACATCACACCCAATCAAGAAGCAAGACAAAATTAGCATGTACAGAATTGTTATTTTCTTGAataaagtttatttatttaatatttcTGCTTAGTTAACTTCTCAGTTCTCCTCAACTTGGGTCAGGTATAAAAAAACCAACTGTGCCACACTTTAGGATGATAAAGCCCATTCtttgtaaggaaaaacgcagcatGAGCCTTCGGACCTTGCCAgttttccctcaataaaaaccgaatttacggagaaaattgagaaaatttcggaaaaattttgcagaaagttttATTCGcaatataataaaaataaccgaaaattttaagaaaaaatataaaaacttccttcaaaaataaatgttttatccgagggaatttggcaactctcgaatgttcaggcagcatttttccttggcacagcagcATCGACAGACTGctacaaaataagaaaaaaaaatcaaggatgtttgaaaaattacatgatttttatttcatcagTTTCACAAAGGTCATAAGTCCAGGCTACGATCAATGTTGACAACTACTCCGAGATTTGATGACATAAACCTGTAAATCTCAGGAATAGTATTTAAAAATGACAAATGATTCGAATaggacttgattcatgaatgctTCATAAAGTCAAATTTCTACGGGCTCCATGGATCTGAGAGCATAATAGGTCCGCGGTAATTTGGATAATCGGCAAATTAGACATTgaggtgaaaattaaaaatgaactcCTCCTGATACAGTTCGACTGGAGCAGAGTTACGGACGATTTCGAGAAGAGAgtgctttaatttttcaccaTCAGCTGAGTCGACAATATTACCGTGGTGGATTTGCAGCagtataaaaatgaaatacattAAACACTACTAAAGTGCTATGGATAAGAAAGACCTATCCCGCGTTGAAAATGCAACGCAAAGCacacacaaacaaaaaattagaacaaataaaaaaattgatcattagAAGATGTCGATCTTCATCTGGACAGTCACATCTTGAGGATGTTTCAAGAGAAAGTATccaccttgaatatcttttCAACGAATTTGAAGATCATCGAAACACTTGATATTTTTAAGGGAGGCCTCTTTTCCATACACTTGCACTTTTGAGTCCTCAAAAGGGCGCTGTGACGCTTTTCAATAATAGAAGTTGCTTAAAAGATATTCAATGTGGATACTTTCTTCAGAAACACCCTGTGTAGTTTTAAATCTTCATAGCATTCAGTAAGGGTCTCATTATCACAAGAATCGATACAACCTGATCGAGATATTGCGTACATGCTTATTAGGTCTGATTATGAGTTTTAATTTACCGCTAGGATTAAAGTTTAAGTAGCTCATTAGATCCATATGGTACTTTCtgattttttacaaatatttatacATAGTGAAGGTAAAGGtcatacaaaacaaaaaacaattttctttcgatacatttaccagaaaatttgcaTCCTTAATTACTtaacaaaaaaagttttctgCTTACATATCAAGAGTCTCCAGTACACTCAGAGAAATTTTACTGGTTATTAGAgtaaaaaagacgaaaaaaggaGTCGATCACAcagtttaaaaatgttttagaaATTCTACAATTCATTTCTGATGTTACAAAAACAAAGGGTTAATTACTGGGAAATGTAATAGCTCGGCGTTTTCACCACGTAAAACTTCTCTTCTAAATTGAGAAGTATTAATAGATCAAGATTAAAAGATCTTGAAACTCCAGGGAAAAATCGCAAACTTGTCAGAGCAAAGATTAACGTACTGAGTACAGACGCTAAGAGAATGGTTATTGATGTGCAAAAATACCAATGGTTAAATTTACACTTACGCAAAGAAAATTAGAGTTTTGAATTAGGACCTTCAACTACAGTGAAATATTTCCATTTACTTTACAGGGTGGAACATGTAGGACAAAATTAAAGgtggaaaaattgataaatcaaAAGTACATTCAAAACAAAGTTATATCTAAAGGCTGAGAGAAGCATGTACAAGGCTGGACAATCTTCATGTTCTTCTGCAAGCGTGCAAGATTTAAAATGctatgtaaaatattttcatgcatCTATGCACAGaactaaaatttgtaaaattacaCAGCTTcacctcaaaaattttgagctccaaTGTAATGATACTATTTCTGTAGCTGAGCGCTAAAGAACCGTTATTTCACTTCCACCATTGTTGCCAGTATCAGCACTTTCCCCTCATTAAGCCTATgcaaaatatccaaattttatTGCACAGCCTAGCAACCTTAATTTCTGCCCATGCAACAGCTCCATTTTGACCATGCTCGGGAAAAACAACATATGAAActtcaaacgttgccagatCCCTTAATAAGTCTGTCAAGAATGCAAGTGACtcgattttacaaaaattgcctCATACGTTTCTTTAGCTCTTGACTACAGATTTGACAACGATTCATTGCTCCAATCGGAAGGTGAACATTACTGGAAATAACTGTGAGATTTTTACAATTCTGTTTCCGATGAATATTTGAAGAGATACTCCGAGGCAAAGCTTGCCCTGCAATATGAATAAACTACTAAATTaatcacttttaaatcaaaataaatacatttttcgagTACATACAAATGTTcgcttcaaaaaaaataaaataaaatgtaaagctGACCAGAATAACTCTTTGAAGGCTGACGGATTTGAAAACACCCAGTTCATGGAAAATCGATTCACTGGGAGTTTCATTACTCAATTTTACTCGCAGTTATGATGTCTACGTATCGAGTTCGTTGTTCAACTCAAGACGCCTCTTATacaaattttatttgttcatgACATTTTCCCATCGTGAAACAAGGAGAGGTTCACAGAGAAAAAGGCGTTCTTTTGAAGGGAATATTTACTTTGAGGACTAGCTTACTTTATTAAGTCTAGTCACAGTCTAGATTAAATGAAACGAGTTTCtataaaaatcaaggaaataaattattaattctAAGAAATTGaagcaaggatggcgattaggcaGGCTCAAGATTTTGGTGCGACTGCAATAAGCAAAAAAGAACCTTGAGTATAGGATCTCTGCTTATATGCGGCTCTTCTTCACATAATGCAGTCCACAAATGCTAACAACTAactatgaaaatttttaagatacCTAATTAGTGCTTAAGCACATAACATGATACTTGCAacttgagaagaaaaaagagaaaaaaaaaacaataacaaaattaattaaaactaatACTTGGTCTACATGATggatttgcaaaaaatttaaaagaaaatgaaaaaaagaaaagaaaaaataataattatagtaatcaataaaaataaatgaaaagttGTAAATGGAGGGGACTGAAAATAAACGCcagaaatctaaaaaaaaagaaagaaagaaagaaattggTCTTCACAAGATTAACAATAGGATTTGAAATGAATAATTTTAGACCTGAAGAACACCCAAATAATGCACTGATAAGCAGTTACTTAAGACTAAATTCAGGCATTTCATTGTAATTTGTGattgaaattgtaaaaaaacaGACCCATGACAAACAAAAACCAAGggctgaaattaaaaattattaggTGGTGTTTGATCAGAAACTAAGCACATAGCTCAAACCACATTGGAAAATACTGGATGAGAAAATCTTTACAGGTCAATATGACATAATACCTTGACAAACAAAAGTTTTAAAGTGGAGGGCAATGCACAATGGGACTAAagtaacaaaaaaagaaaaaaaaaattggagactGAATAAAATGGAACTGCCGTCAAGAATAAATAATGCCGgttaaatgtaaattttctcaaaattttgtaaacgaATTTGAGCTACCTATTCTATAGTTGatcaaaaagtgaaaaaaaagggttgtGTTTATTGTTAAGCCACTTGTAAACCTTATTTTTCCTGGGGTGGACAGGTTgtcaaccattttaaaaatccaccaaCCACcctaaaattaaataaaagtcGCTTTTAAAAGAGATTACCACAGCAGTGACATTCTCCAAAACTTCCTCCAAAATTCTCCGAGGATGCCTCAGAAAATGCACTAAAGTTGGCACTAACGAGGAAAGCAATACAAACTAAAAAGTTCTTAGTAAAAGGTAAATTATTTGAGGAGTGGGTAGACTGAGTGAATACAGGAAATAGTTAAAAACGTAATTATCTGTTTCATTCTTTTAtgaaattaaacgaaaaaaaggaaaaaaaggagtgcaccttttaaaattgttagctaaattttcagagatttatCAGCTATGAAGATGGAGAAGTTAGctgaaaaatgacgaaataCTCATTGTAGCCATACAAATTACAATAAATATGAAACATAATGACACTCTTGATGAAtcatagttttcttttttctccaggGAGTTTTTTAACATAAtgctttttttgtttgaaaattttaaaacatcaaattcAAGAGATTTAAAgactaaaattttcttgatttcaaAGAATGGTCTTGAAATTTGGGGTgatggcatttttttttttttttttgcaaatttccgaACACCTCTAGAATAGTTAGGTGTATTTTAACATtcctcatgtttttttttacaaaacttagATGTTGATTCAACATTGTAAATATTCTGAAGTAAagctcttgaaatttcagactcaaaatttcatgttttgagaagttcctttttttgtcaatgtatTGGTTACTCACGCTCTGAGAGAGGGgtgaagaaaatcaaatttctatTACTTGCATGAGAGAGAAGGCGTTGAAGGCGTTAGATTACCAATATGAGACAAAATGAGCAACTCCAAACAAGGTATTTGATTTAACAATCAAGGAAGTTGGCAGCCATCAAGAGTTCAAGAGCGATCTGTGGAGCGATTGGGAACTCGGGTATTTCTGTTGAGCTGTTGGTGTATCGCACTTTGTAAGTAAAGTACATGCAAACTTTCTGCAAGACATGGGACCTAGAAAAACAGTAATTTAAAGCATGGAGTTAAGAACTGTAGCAACGATTAGTAAAATGATTCCTTTATTGTTCACAGACACAAAATTTTTTATCTCCCACAGGAAGGACATATCTTGTCTGCGATGTTTcattatttctaaaataatttcattttttctcaggaGAGCTTTCTCACaactttgcctgaaaattttaaagtcttCTCTCACAGgcataaagaaaaatcaaacaaaatttcagactaATTGTCTGATAgttctcattaaaaaaataaagtcagtaaaaaatctgaaacaaCGCTAGTAAGATACGCCTCCTCTTGTGAAAGATGATGTGTTGTATGGCCGAGCAATGTCTACTAAATTCTATTATATAATTCTAATTGCTTACTTCATACAATATAATCATCACTGAATGAGACATTGACATATACCTCTAATAATAATTTTAGCTTATTAGTAATATCAAATGTTTACATGAACTAAGTGATAGAAGGTCTCAATACAAAGCAATGCCTCTTCTGCACCATGTCAGATTGCCATTACATGTCCATTTATGGTATTCTAGATTTTACTTTGCCTACCGATCACAGTCGCTCATTTTCATGGGCGAATATTATGATGACAGTGAATTAGGACCAACAAGTTACATTTAGACTTACTTCAGCTTAATTTTTTGAGTACCTTTGGGCGAAAGATAATCATCTACAACAAAAGATCGAATTACTACATTAGTCATCAGCAACTTTGTAAAAGAACCGTAGTTGCAGATGGAGCCAGCGCCCAATCCTTCTAATACAAGACTCAAGTACTTACGGTATTTCACGGAAATGGATTTCATTTGTTTCGTTCTCAGCAAACTGTCCGGGTCCACTTAACATAGCTTTGATCGTGTTGGACATGATTGCGTACTCTCGCTTTACAATAAACGCATGTCCATCGCTTGATATCAACTTGACATACATGGCGTCTGGCCCTTCACACCCTCCATACACACGCTCTTCATTTTCCTGTAAAGACAGAAACCGGCGTTATAATAACATATTTAATGTTGAAAGATGGTTCAGAATTACTCTTATTGAGCCCCACTGAACAGGTTAGGCGACCGAGGTAGTTGCTCAAAGGTAGCAAATTTccgggaagaaaaaaattattccaaattttttacttttcttcacGAGGACAGCCAAGCAGGcaagatctgaaaaaaaaaatagatctgTACTTTTCAAGCGGGGtatcattttttgaagaattgttGGGTGAGGCCCATCAAATCTTTTCGGTACAAAAATTTTACTGCCGCAAACATCACAAGGGCAGGAAAATTCTACTTATTTTACGGCAGCAAAAAATTAGAACCAGGCATGATGCATGATTCCCGCTAAGGTGTCAGAAACATTGTACTTCTAAAAATTTACCACATAGGCagcaaataagaaaaaaactagAAACGTGGCCAAAAACTGTAGGTTACAGGGTGGAAAAAATATTGCAGGATTAGGCTCACTGGTGAGCACGATCTACTGCTGACATCTAAAAAGACCCAGAACGTcttagatctctcggcgtgacctcaacttgaTATTCCAATTCAAGCTGCCTGAGCTAACCACTCTCCCTCTTGGTTGTGTACTAGTAcacattagagctcaaaatttggactttaattgcaattttttaacttATTGGCTTTGTTTCCCGCGTAAAATGGTAAGAACCCAGCATCATTTTACCACCTCGTAATAGGCAGCAAATAAATATTATCAGGAAAATGCCAGCATCTCTGATTTGTAGATCTTGATGGAAACTAAAGGGTGCACGGATCAGAAATGGTTCCTTCAACTTTAATGTTTGTATTAGTGAGGCATAATGataataaaatagaaaacaaatGTTATTTAGGGATTCAGAAATGGGCTAAATTTTCGTGGTTTCTGCCACCTTTACAACtacaataaactttaaaaatcatttAAGATTACACATCCGGCTTCTGTTTTTGAACCGAGTACCATTTTGAAAACAAGGAATCAGACAGAtcttttcttctcaaaaaacataaacttaataaaatattttatcatgcTATATCTACTcaattattaaattttcttctaatatTACAGAACAtctatgaaaaaataagttCGCAGAAAAATATGATGGACGATTCAGTGCTTACTGAGAGGAGAAATCATCGTGCTGAACATGAAGATCTGCAATTATTTTTGCATGCTTTCAAGTCACAAATAGCGCTAAGCGATTAACATCGCAAAGAAGAGAATAGCGTACGTGAATCAAAGGCTATGAAACTTCAATGACGATGCATTCATGTTGAAGGAAATGATTACAATAAGAGTGGAACTAAGAAATGGAGGGTAGGCATTGAATACAACAATAATTAGTTATGTTTCCATACCTTCTTGTCATCCATGGCTCAGGCTGCTTGTAGCTAAGATAGTGGcttgtgttgttcaaaatgGGGGcctgaaaatgttcaaaaccACAGTTATTGATGAAGGCGCTCTCACAATGAAGGTCATGCTAACATAACCAAATCGGCAAACACAAGCAGTGGCTTGAAAATAGTGTTCGAGAAATAATAAGGAATACACTTGAAGAAAATACTTAACTAGTTGGCTATGCAATTATGATAGCATATTGATATGAAGATTACAGCCAAGAGGAAAATGACAACATTTTCCGCATGTCATACTGTGGCCTTTGTCCACATACCTCATGTTTTCTTACATAAGTTGAGAGATTGAATACTCAAATCCGGAATTAACTAAATATAATGATAGAATAGCGATAGGCTTACCAGAAGCGGTGAATTGAAATGGtgagattttatttaaaataaaaaaagaaaaggaaaaaaagtctctggaTGATAACAATGCGCCAAATGGGCAATGTAAACAAGATCAGTTTCAGCAATGTTTCAGTTCAGTTCCTGAAATCGCCAGGGCTATCCGAAAATCGACCAATCACCAGCTTTTCTCACCTGCCAACAACATCAACTCATTGGACCAATCATGTGTATGGCACGCATTTTTTTTATCTGTCTGCAATCTGATTGGTGGACATAGTGTACCTTGAGCAGGCGCTATTTTTAAACTTGACTGAGGTTACTGAAGTGAGCCCATTGCTGCATCATTTATAATTCGCAAATCGCGTAAATTCAGGGTAGGCTCTGaggttttcaagttttcatttgtGCATCCCCTTTGACGCATAAGATATTGAGTATGCACACCCAGAatcatccttggaaaatttcgaaaatatccgAGGGGGAAATCTTTAGGAATGTTGTCGCATTGCTGCATCATCCATAATTCGCGAATCGCGTAAATTCAGGGCAGGCTCtgaggttttcaaaatttcatgtgttCATGCCCTTTGACACATAAGATATTGAGTATGCCCACCCAGAAttatcctcggaaaatttcgataaaatcCATGGGGGAAACCTCAAACAATGTTGCCGCATCCATCGTCAATACGAGAcaagtcgcgtaaattcggagcaggctctgtcgtttcatcaatttcatttgtttatCCGATTTGACGGATTATATTTATGGAGGATGGACATCGAAGAccatcctctgaaaatttcgagaaaatccaaaggggaaatttcatgcaatgttACTGAATTGCTCAATTATCCATAATTCGCGAGTCGCGTATATTCAGGGCAGGCTCtgaggttttcaaaatttcatgtgttCATCCCTTTGACACATAAGATATTGAGTATGCGCACCCAGAatcatccttggaaaatttcgagaatatCCAAGGGGGAAATCTCTGGAAACGTTGTTGCATTGCTGCATCATCCATAATTCGCGAGTCGCCTAAATTCGGAGCAGGACTGTCGTTTCAttgatttcatttgttcatccaatTTGAAAGATTTTATATTGAGTATGAACACCTAGAATCatcatcagaaaatttcgagaaaaacaaaGGGGGTTATCACGAGCAATGTTGCTGTTTCCATTATGatgcatgataattcttgaattggccgccaataatttttattatctttatttaagctaaatttttcttgatacatgaatgaaaatattgaattaagCATACATATAGTTCGTAATAAGCAGATTGTGATGagaattcttgattcaagagaaaatacttcttagcggcaaatttaagatttttttttctttcagtgattATTTACTGGGACGTAGCCCCTTAGTGATTCAAAATCTACAAAACTGCATCTCTCTTGTGTAAAGAGGTTAAGATTTTAGTAATCTATTTTAAATCCTGCAAATTGTTCATGGTTTAAATTTAATGAGTTTCTCACTCATGGTCACTCTTATTTTTCAACCAATATTAGTCgttgttgaaaattgaatgtCTCTTTTTGCAACGTTGATAATTTCTTGTCACATTGCCTGTATTACTTACGATAAGCTAAGGAACAatatttcttgacatt
This window contains:
- the EloC gene encoding elongin-C, with the protein product MDDKKENEERVYGGCEGPDAMYVKLISSDGHAFIVKREYAIMSNTIKAMLSGPGQFAENETNEIHFREIPSHVLQKVCMYFTYKVRYTNSSTEIPEFPIAPQIALELLMAANFLDC